The genomic window TCCCAAAATAAAACAGGAGCTATTTCAATGTGTTAATGAGTGAAATTGACGATTCCTGTTCGAAAATATCCTCTCTAATCAAACGTTATTTGGTATACACGACATTTGTGCGGCAACGCGACTTGCTGCATTTAATTTGAAACATTCGAAACCTTCATTCCCTTAGCTGTGTGAATACGATGTCTTTTACAAAATCAATTATAGACTGAAAATTTCCAAGTTCATCTGAGGCGCTAATTAAGCTGAAGTGGACATCTGCGCTCCTGCTTATGTTAACAGCTCATAGAGTGATGAAACTAAATGTTTGCCTGTGCTCGTCCAAATGCGGACAGGAAAAAACTTATCTGAACACATCGACTCCTTATTCAACTGCTATTTGCGTTACAATAGTTTAAGTGCACCTCATGTGCAAAACtagattatatttttttcaaacctcaCCAGAAGACCCTACTAGACACGTTCACATCGATTGAAATCCCATGTGGACGTGAGCTTAAAGGCAGGTTTAAGTCCGTTCACGagtttattcaaataattcatGGCTTATCCAACAATTAATCGAAAATTCTCAGTTTAAATGCAATATAAACTGTTTGAGAGCATTCTTACCTGAAATGTTCGAGGTTTGATAGAGGACTGCTACCTGATTTATCCATGTTTGAACACATTCGATATCGACACCAGTCGAATGGTGGACGCGAAAGTGAGAAAGCCTGTCGCAGTCGCGCGCTGATTGGTTCACGAACAATGGGCAAAATATTAGCAATTCTAAACTGGTGTAGGTTTACAGGCGATGAAAACACGGAGCGTCTGGATGGGATTATTTAGGTAAATTGCACTCACATCAAAATTCGCCGAAATATTTTGCTGGTAAACCAACTGCGAGGGAATCTGCCCCATGGTGTATTGAGAGACAGCTTCGGATGAAGTGATCTAATCAAACCGAATATACGCGAAAAGTGTAAACTTCATCGTGTTTGTGATGGATAATCTGTACGTTGTTGACAAAAACACAGTTCGATTCTTCCTAAACGCTATGGCTGCCATTCAAGCGATAAGGACTCGGAACCATCGGGCAAACCTGATACGAAGGTATCGAACACTCAAAAAGCGAAGGATTCGAACATTGATGGCGTTAATTGCGTACATGGAACACAGAAAGCTCAcgcaaaaattgcaaaaacctGAACCAGCCGGTCCACTAAAGCGTGTCTGGGTCCTTCAAAGAGATCAATTCATGTTCGAGGAATTACTCGCTGGAAATCTTCCCAAGGAAACATGGTATCAGAATTTCCATGTCTCAAGAAAGACATTTTTCAAAATCTGTGAGACAGTTCGTTCTGAGTTATCTAGGCAAGATACGAACATGAGACCGTCAGTCTCTTTAGAAAAGAGAGTTGCCGTCGCTTTGAACCGTCTTGCAACTGGAAGTTGTTATACTGCTTGTGGAGTTAATTTTGGCCTTCCCAAATCTACGGCCAATGTGGTTAAGAATgaattttgtgatattttgagAAGAAAAGCGGCgagttttatcaagtttccGAAAAGCGAGGTTGAAGTAGGAAAGGTTGTCAGCGAGTTTGAAGACATTTCAATGTTTCCCCATGTGATCGGTGCTTTGGATGGAACCCACGTAAAAATTATCGCACCGAAAGAAAACAAGTACAATTTTTTGGGGAAGAAAGTTTTCTACAGCGTTCTTGTTTTAGGCGTAGCTGATAGTAACTGCAAGTTTATCCACGCCAGTGCTGGATTCCCTGGTGCCATGAGTTTTGCACAGATGCTTCGCAGCAGTGCGTTACAGCGTGACATTCAAAATGGCGTGATCTTGAATGCACCAAGTCGAATAATTGATGGTAATGATGTAAAGCCCCTTCTTGTCGGTAACTCGAATTTTGACCTAAATTCTTGGCTTATGACCCCCTATTCACAAACTCCAAATATTTCTGCTGCTCAGAATAATTTTAACACAGCCCTTAGCTCAGCAAGGGAAAAAATTGTGCAGACATTTGGATTGCTTAGGGGTCGCTGGAGGTGTCTGTTAGAGACAATGAAGGAGGACACCTTAAGGGTACCTACCACTGTTATCGCATGCTGTGTTCTACACAATCTGTGCTTGGAAATGGAAGATGATGCAACCATTGAGCCTGTTTTCATTCACAATGATGTGGACCTTGATGTTGAAAACAGCGATGACTTACCGACAATGAGTGAAGGTGGGAAACAAGTCAGGGAGACAATAAATCAATACTTGGACACATTTGGATATAAGTAGATTGTTATGCTATCATGTGcctttaaaagacaaaatgatatttctttccattcagcaaagttttttgtatttctttttaagaGCTGTTCACATAGATTTGAAATCAATCATTGGTGAAGGAAGAAAACTACTATCTCTCACTGAATAAAAGTCTCCTTTGATGAGTAGTCAATTTCCAGTTGAGATTCCAGAAATCAGTTTCCAGAAATCCGTTTCCCAAACAGTTTTTTAGCTTGATTGCTCCCTAACAAGCCTCCTAATGAACAAGCACTAGTTgataaacaatttaaaattatgCCAGCTGGGTGATCTTTTTTTAGTCTATGGCACAGTTGTGAATGCAGCTCTACAAATTCAAAGCCATACAAGAATTCAATCAATTTGCCAACCTCAAACAGTGAACTCTAAGAGAAATGTGATTCAGTAGAGAAGAACTGGGGCCCCTAAAGGGCTTGCAATCTAAGCAACGAGGGATCAGTAAAGGGGTTAGATCATTTAAGATTATAATTTGCACCAAACCAGATGAAGATGAGCATCTTCTTGGTCAACTGAGGCAGTAAGGTACATGCAATTAACTCCTAATTTAGTATTTAGGCTAAGAAAGTTCAACAGACAAGATAAGTGTAATGTAGGTGGAATTGCTGAGGAGTGTGATCTTAGGACTGCCAGTGACCACTACCTCTAAGAGAATCTCATGTTAAGTTATCACAATACAAACATGATATTTAAATGTTGTGGAAACATATGAATCAGAAGAATCTGTGTGAAATACATCTTTAGCAATGCTAGACTCCATTTGGCTGTTCTTTGCATTGAGCTAATGGAAGCCCACTAATACACAAGGTAGAGCAATGGTATAAATCACTTAATGTAAGGTGCTTAGAATGCAAAACCATAACCCCACGGTTGAAAAATTCTAGTTCTGTTCCTCTCTTGTTGAGAAGATCAAAACAGTTCAACTTCTATCATGTCTCACtgtgaaaaagaaatatgacaaGATTCAATCCTCAGATACTGGCAAGGGACTACACAACGGGAGGATAAATTGTCTTGATACtagaaaactaaaatattctatgagtttttttttgtcttaaacaGGCAGTTTAGCTCTCTACAAACCCCCCATACTTCTTCAAGCAGTCAATCAGTGATTCATTAATTCCTCTGTTTAACGTAAGCCGGTATTCCCGTTAGGTGTGCAGCAGGCATGACGAATGCATAAGTCGAGAGGGAGTGGGAAGGAGGCTTGGTACCTCTCGCGATGGTACAAAATAATTCTTGCCTTTTTAAAACGCTTCACCTCACAATACATTCTAGATCTTCCATAACTGTGTATTCTGTTCTACAAAACATATGAATTACTTCGAACTTGTGAGTATCATAGGTTCTATAAGAAGTTAAAGAAATTGTGCGGATTTTGTTGTAGGTTTTCAGACAAACAGATGTAATCGCCTCTCATAGTAGTTTTGTAAGAGTTCAACTTCCTTTACGAACATGACAACATGACGTCGACATTGCCACGTATCAAACTGCAGCTATTCACAAATCTGATGAAAAGATATAGTTGCGAAACATTAAAGGATCAAACGTTTTGAGGTGAGTGAAGTATAAAACTAACATTTTGAATACGTTTACTCAACCAGAAATAAACTCACTTGCCCTAAACCCTTTAACCGGCCTGAGAGTGACAAACATCTAATTAActctccatacaatatcacccctcagGCACTCAAGgtcgcaagaataaaggaaatgatcaccaactaaagaagctcttgattgttaaacaaattctccttgtcagcaccttaagaaatgaaCAGcccagtatggagaatatgcatactgatgttagggtataaggAGTTAAGCAACAGCGGATGTGCTTGACTTTGTCTGCTTCCTTGTGAACTGACGCAGTCACAAGAGCGTATTACTCAGACTCTAATCTTGGAGCGTATCATTTTACGATAGTAGCTGCGTAGTGAGtagttttgtaaaattttaactCCTTTTGCGAGCATGACATCATAAAATTGCCGCGTATTAGAACAGATTTCATAATTCATGAAATTTTGTGGAAGCAAAGCATttgaagaagcaaaattttgaaGTGAATGAAATACGAAaccaacattttaaaataaattgccCAACTGGAATTAACCCTCTTACCCTTAAGCAACAGCGGATATGCTTGACTATCGCAGTCACCCAAACACAAAGTATCTTATTCCTTGTGAACCGACGTCGTCACCAAAGAAAGCGTATAAATTAGATTCTCCGGTATTGGAGCGTATGATTTTACGATAGCAGCTTCAAAGTACACTTTCCTAGTCCATAATGAtttttgtaaagattttattttgtctGCTCTATTGCAGCTtaagttttaaaacaacaaGAGGTCAAAGCAACACAGCAAAAAATACTCCCGATACTTCGACATCAAGCAAGTGCCACAACGTTCACTTCAACAATTATTATTCTGGACCAGCAAATAAGGACATCAAGGCACATCTTCTCAAAATGGAGAATCAACTGGCCGAATTAGAGAAGAAAATCGACGCTTTGACGGGAAACAAAACAACTCTGCCAGGTGAGTTTCTGTCAATTTTATATATACGTCTTAATACTCATCTATGCTGGAATATATCATGCTAACTATAGTTGTTTGATGTCTCTCGACAGCTATGAAAAACTGTGCTGAGCTGTATAAATCCGGCCAAAGAATCACAGGAGTTTACACAATCGACCCCGATGGTTTAGGTGCGTTTGAGGTGTTTTGCGACCAAACATCTTCTAGTGGGGGCTGGACAGTGTTCCAGAAGAGACTCGATGGCTCCGTTGATTTCGTCAATCGCGCCTGGGCGGATTACAAACGTGGATTCGGAAACTTAAATGgtgagttttggctcggactggacaagataCACCGCCTGACCAAAACAAAGAGTAGACTGCGAGTGGAACTTGAAGACACACAAGGAAAGACAGCTTACGCTGAATATGACATGTTTTCTGTTTCCAGCGAAAGAAGCAAATACAGACTTGGCCTTGGGAGGTATACAGGTGAGTGCTTACAATCTGTGGATTGGTCTATTTTACCCAAAACATAGTTCCCATAGAGATACAACCGAATTAGAGcgattctttcatttttaaacgGACCAATAAGCCTAGCGTCACAGAAAAGGGTACTATTTCTGTTATTTGCTCCAGATCCCCAAAGCAGTAgattcttcgtttttttttctttttttttttgtttgcttgttcgTTTTGAGCTAACACACAATTTCTGGACTTGTTGATGGTTTCCGAACTCCCGCCTTTGAGGGGAGCCGCAAGTTTGGTGTTGTGCCTACTTTTGTTAACTGTCGGTGTTTTTGTCTCAGGAACTGCTGGTGATTCCTTGAGCTATCATCGAAATATGGCATTCTCCACCAAAGATCGCGACAATGATGATTATTCGATTAACTGTGCCGCAAAATATAGTAGTGCTTGGTGGTACAAAGGCTGTGTCGATGTCAACTTAAACGGCTACTATTACCACGGTCAGCATACTTCGGCCCCTTGGCGTGGTATCAACTGGGAGAAATGGAAGGGTGGTAGTTACTCTGCTAAGAGAGCTGAAATGAAGATCAGGCCCGTGGACTTTTAAGCTAGAAATTAAAGATACTCAAATAAGAAATACACTATATTAGCTATAGTTTATAAACTTCCCTACATGTTTGAGTGACACAGAATGAAAAGCAATGTAATGTGCTTTAATATTTGAATGAGTTTGACACAAAGTTATGGATTTATTAAAAAAGTGAGAGAGAAATACGTTTAGTTGTCTTTCATGTATCTCTATTGGTTTTACGATCGAAAGCTTGAAACTGACAAAATTTCCTCGTAACTTGAGCGATATTCAATTAAATGTCAGTAGTGATCATGTTTATCGAGAATTACATCGATTTTGGCAGAAATTTCTATGTTCTGTGATTGTTCTGGAACATGTGTCTTAAAAGAGTTCTcagcagttttccttttttcattcttttttaacatttatatCGTCCTTCTGCTTTGCTATTTTGTCAGACATTAAATTTACCCCTGTAACTTATCTGACATAAACAAGGGAAATGGTGACTCCTTTACCACCGTCCCACTCACGAAAGGTTTTCAGTTTTACCTGATAGATTCTCAGTGATAGAGTTACCGGTGAGATCTTGGATTCCTAATCCAAGTTCAGGGGAAAAATAATCTTTAAGTGCCTTACCTGAGTAGGACGATAATAGGCCTTCTCTTTCACGGCTCTGTTCACTACAAGAGCTTAAAGAcccaaaatattttcttacatgattaattagaattttgaaacaaatcagaagagcaaaaataaatgatgatgTTTTCAAATACGAAAATACTGACTTAAAACTGTATTACTTTAACCAGCGAGCTTAGACCTGTTGATTTGGACGGACTCATGCAAAATTATTCATTGTAGCCCAGACATAGTGAAGCAACCCAACCCATTTAAGAGCGTAATATCTCCTTATGAGGAACTATTGTACTCTTTTCTACTTATGTGTCCAATTCTGCACTCCGTTTAGAAATAATCTGCTTctataaaagaaagaaaagtgcaAAAGTCATTCCTCCGTTTAAGTGTTCATCTGGTAAGTTGTTATAATGTAGATAGTATGTATGTGGTTAGATCTTCGCCAAAATTCAAGGCTTATTTTCAGCATTTAAGTTATACTATTAAACCATATGCAACATTCAAGAGATAAGCCCGGCAAAACTTGAAATACTTGAATACTTGATTGAATACTCAAATACTTGATTGATGAAGAGAATAGCTGATCTTCAAccttaaatcttttttttttgtgcatgtttGAACTTGGATTAGTCACATAGGATATGATTTTGAATACTAAGAAAGGGTTTGCTTCAAGAGATTggtttatatttaaaattcatatctaaATAGTAAACATAACGAAActcttaattgtttaaaaaagcaCTTGAATTTCGGCAgagatttttaaaattgcatAGCAATGGAGTTACTCTGACTGAAGTTTTAAGTTCTTGACCTCTATTTCCATTTAGTTTTAACTCGAACTTCCGTAGGAACATTCGagtcattcttttttttctttttatttagtCGCCAAATCAACATCGTCTTTCCAGGCGTCCCAAGAAGAGACGTGGAAAACTGCGAATGAGAATCTCGAGCCTCTTTTGTTAGGTTTGCCTCTGTCCCCAATATCATGCTATTGACCTCTGCTCAGATATCTTGAATGTGGAGCAAGGGCCGAAAATTTTTGCCTTATTACGTGGAGTTATCAACATAATTTGAAATGACGTCTGTCGTCGTAGCTTAAATGATCTAGCTTGTTGTCCCTTGTTTTCACTTGATCCTTGATATAAATACATCTGTATAAACCAGGTACAAACGAATAGGAAACGTGCGCAAGAATGCTCAATTGGAGAAGAAAGGGCTTTGAAGTCTTAAAATCGACGATGACAACAAACCCAACGATcgatatgaaaatattttgtaggcCGCACACCGTACGCTCTATTCTCGATCAAAGTTCACCTTAAAGACCTCGGAAACGAAGAGAAAATGTGCAAAAGAATACTCAACTGGAAAGAAACTGGCTTCAAAGTCTTGAAATTGGTGATGACAACAGTCCCAAAGATatgtatggaaatattttgtcGCGTCGCGTGAGCGATTTAAATTCTTGTTTCCAGTTGATTTTCGCGTATCTACGTGGCTGCTGCAATGTATCCCACACATATTTGGCAGCTGGTTTACCATGTTTTGAGGTTTTTAACGTTTCATTTGATTTGACCTTTAAGACATACCATTATGCGATTGTATCAACCCGGTAATTAATGTAAAAGATTTGTAACCAgttttggtaaattttaaattgtttcacAACCGCACCTCCCTCATACCCTCAGTAACAGTTGTTTTGATGTATCAGAAATAATCTGAtaggacctctcacattttcagacatttacaaaattctcaacaatgtAGCAATCTATGTTCTGATGAGTATTTGGCATCTTAGATCACGCTCCCACAACTctccaacttaaaatcaaagaagttaTTCACATTCAATGGGAGCAACCTACTAgtaatcatcaactttatcatgttttatttaaaactttccttgtaattgcacGCATTGTTCtatttctattgtttgttttttccaatgACAGGAGCCAAtgagcattttgttatacactttaaattcaactttgtactttgtataaatcagaactgaggatgacagaagaactgtcgaaacatcaATCGTTTATTTACCCACGTAGCGTGCAGTGAGCTGGAAAgcgtgttttttaaaaaatgtcgtTTCTTTTCTTAAACTCCTTACATATCTGCTGCTATCCAGACCTTTTGACAACAGATCCCCAAGGAAACTAGCTAGAAGTAGGTCGGATAATCAAAATTCAaggtttattttcaacattcaagttttccttttaaaccATATGCAACATGCATGTGATATGCCCGGCAAAACTTGAATATTCAAAGACTTGATTGTTGAAGAAAATAGTTGATTGTTAGAGATTGATTGTTGATCGAAGAGAAAAGGGCTTTAAAGTCTTACGGGCGAATGTTGCCAGTGGTCAAACATTTGGTAGCAACAGATGAAAATTCAATTTCGCCCATATGTCATAGTTAGGTAGGTCTTGGAGAGAAACCGAAACCAATGCGTACCGCGTAGTAAATCGATACTAAATTTCGCCAAAACGCCGCTTTTGAAGCTCAAAATTTCAGGCGAGTCAAGAAACGTCGCGTCACAAATTGAAGAAACCTAGACTGATGAAAAGTACCAAACCTTAAAAAACGacatcaaaacatgttttgacaaCAATTTCAGCAATTCCTGACCACTCTCACATCAAGGACTTAAGGTAAAAATACATGTCTCCCGAGAGTTAATTGTGCTGATATTGTATATTTTAAACAAGAGCTTTTTAAAGAGTGCGCCTTGCTAGTTTGATATTTAGCACTCTGAGCAGTGATCAATCCCCACCAAATATATATAGTCGGGTCTAAAACCATCAATGAATTATAGGGCAACATATCATAGAGCGTAGATGATGTGTAATAACAAATTTAACATAACCTGTTGTCTGGTCTGACCAGAATTTTCACGCCCCACTTCTAAAAGactaacatttttattttaccaggaaaaagaaagtgaacaAACCCATGTTGTGCTTATCTACTTAATCTTTCTTTCCAAGTTCAGAAATTTTTAAGAAGTAAACGACTACATGTTGTAGATGGTTTAAAAAGAAACCGTCACTTCCTTGTGCAGCTATAGCGGATCACTAAGGTACGTTAGTAATCCGTTAAGTTTGCCGACGGTTTGCTGAAGCCTTTGTCAActctattgtttattttgcacTTCGTCTAGCTTTAATGGTTTGAAAAGAAAGGTGGGAAATCGCATTACCTGTAATTGAGGGAGAAGGCTACTGCTTTGTTGACAGAAACTACCCTAAGGTAAAAATTTACCGGAACCAAGTCCATACGCTCTCCACAGTAACACTCTTTCGTTGGTAATGTAAtgttattataaaaaataatactcCTTCCCACTTCACTGGTGTTGACTTTGCAGTAGGTTGTGGACCGCTCACTATCATGCTGACTCCGGCCATTCCACCAGATGAATCAATGGCGAATCATTTGCGTTGCTGTCTCGATGTCAAGGCCAGCACTGAGATAGTGGTGGCCTTACAGTCACATGAGGCTTTTCCACCTTAGGGTCTGAAAGTTAACGCCCTTCAGGTGATTTTATGCTTAGTCAAGCGCTACAGCGGTTACGCTATCAGACCCCCTAACACCTCTCTCTCACATGGCTCCGAGGCtagggggaataaaacaaaataaatcaactaTTCATCTCTCAACATCGATGTGATTTCCTCTGTTTTATTTCCCCAAGCCCTAGAgccaaatttgaatttaaaaataccGAAAATGGGTCGGGGCAAGATGATTGTTTGCTCCTGTTTCGCATGTTTGAATCTCGACCTAAGTTCCCGAAGCCACGTGTTTCACAGTCCAATGTTCTATTTTTGCGGAGTTGTCGCTTTCAGTAGAcctcattttgaattaattagcGTTTTTCTGCATGCACACGAGAAACATATTTCTGAACTAGTAACATTCCGCTAACATTTGGTTCGCGATTCGGTTGAATACTAATATTTAAGCAAAGATCTCTTACGCGAAGTAATTACAGCCTCCTCTTCAACTAAATGGGAATAGACAAACCTCAAATCAAAAACCCCGAAATACGCTGTGTAAAGAGCATGATCAGGAGGCGTTGATCATCCTGCCAAGTTACTTTGCTTTTATGTGAATGATGCAACAATTTGAGGACTGTAGCCCTCTTCTTCAAAACAGCAACATGGAAGGTTAGAGGATATTATGTTAAATAAGCTGTAGATTGGACGTAAAATGCCAAACAATTGAGTTTGCGTGTGAATGTGTGCATTTTCGGCTAACTAACGGCACTGTCGAATCTGCGCATTTTATCCAACattaaaatttgatcaaatcGCGCTGAACCATTTCCCCGAAAAATCCTTCGGAGATCGAAAAGAACTATACTCTATCTTCCAAAAgccaggttttcagtcaattaTTCTGAGTAGCACATAGTTAAATAACGGGTTACTTTTGACCTATTTTTGAACTAGTCAGAAGTAGGTCGCATAAACACAATTAGATTGTGTAAATAAATGGTCAACAATGGCTCAAATTATTGTCAACACATGTTTTGATGCTGTTTTTCAAGATTTGTTACTTTTCATTAGTCcaggtttttttcattttatgacgCGACGTTTCAAGATGCGCCTgaaattttgtgtttaaaaagCGGCATTTTGGCGGAATTCAGTTATTATCGATTTTCTGGAAAATGAATC from Pocillopora verrucosa isolate sample1 chromosome 8, ASM3666991v2, whole genome shotgun sequence includes these protein-coding regions:
- the LOC131783484 gene encoding uncharacterized protein, with amino-acid sequence MDNLYVVDKNTVRFFLNAMAAIQAIRTRNHRANLIRRYRTLKKRRIRTLMALIAYMEHRKLTQKLQKPEPAGPLKRVWVLQRDQFMFEELLAGNLPKETWYQNFHVSRKTFFKICETVRSELSRQDTNMRPSVSLEKRVAVALNRLATGSCYTACGVNFGLPKSTANVVKNEFCDILRRKAASFIKFPKSEVEVGKVVSEFEDISMFPHVIGALDGTHVKIIAPKENKYNFLGKKVFYSVLVLGVADSNCKFIHASAGFPGAMSFAQMLRSSALQRDIQNGVILNAPSRIIDGNDVKPLLVGNSNFDLNSWLMTPYSQTPNISAAQNNFNTALSSAREKIVQTFGLLRGRWRCLLETMKEDTLRVPTTVIACCVLHNLCLEMEDDATIEPVFIHNDVDLDVENSDDLPTMSEGGKQVRETINQYLDTFGYK
- the LOC131783481 gene encoding microfibril-associated glycoprotein 4-like isoform X1 translates to MIFVKILFCLLYCSLSFKTTRGQSNTAKNTPDTSTSSKCHNVHFNNYYSGPANKDIKAHLLKMENQLAELEKKIDALTGNKTTLPAMKNCAELYKSGQRITGVYTIDPDGLGAFEVFCDQTSSSGGWTVFQKRLDGSVDFVNRAWADYKRGFGNLNGEFWLGLDKIHRLTKTKSRLRVELEDTQGKTAYAEYDMFSVSSERSKYRLGLGRYTGTAGDSLSYHRNMAFSTKDRDNDDYSINCAAKYSSAWWYKGCVDVNLNGYYYHGQHTSAPWRGINWEKWKGGSYSAKRAEMKIRPVDF
- the LOC131783481 gene encoding angiopoietin-related protein 7-like isoform X2, which codes for MENQLAELEKKIDALTGNKTTLPAMKNCAELYKSGQRITGVYTIDPDGLGAFEVFCDQTSSSGGWTVFQKRLDGSVDFVNRAWADYKRGFGNLNGEFWLGLDKIHRLTKTKSRLRVELEDTQGKTAYAEYDMFSVSSERSKYRLGLGRYTGTAGDSLSYHRNMAFSTKDRDNDDYSINCAAKYSSAWWYKGCVDVNLNGYYYHGQHTSAPWRGINWEKWKGGSYSAKRAEMKIRPVDF